In Candidatus Kaistella beijingensis, a genomic segment contains:
- a CDS encoding porin family protein, which produces MKKLLLVCTMFFLGQSAFAQAWNGKGDQKLQVGFNGWGYGNGITGTYDYGLGKIVSIGAGANVYFDGYKDGNKDNNIFFFGRVGFHLQEPLSLPEKWDIYPGVNLGVLGKDFGFGAHLGVRYFFNNNVGVYGEFGNNGSLGVSFNF; this is translated from the coding sequence ATGAAAAAGTTACTATTAGTATGCACAATGTTCTTTTTAGGACAGTCTGCATTTGCACAAGCTTGGAACGGAAAGGGTGATCAAAAACTTCAAGTAGGGTTCAACGGATGGGGTTACGGAAACGGAATTACCGGAACCTATGATTACGGTTTAGGTAAAATTGTATCAATCGGAGCGGGAGCAAATGTATATTTTGACGGTTACAAGGATGGAAACAAAGACAACAATATTTTCTTCTTCGGACGAGTAGGTTTCCATTTACAAGAGCCACTTTCTCTTCCTGAAAAATGGGATATCTATCCAGGTGTAAATTTGGGAGTTCTTGGTAAAGATTTCGGTTTCGGAGCGCATCTTGGAGTTAGGTATTTCTTCAACAATAATGTAGGTGTTTACGGAGAGTTTGGAAATAATGGATCTTTAGGAGTTTCTTTCAATTTCTAA
- a CDS encoding amidohydrolase, translating to MNSLKIAGLNLDILWKQKEKNYVKIDQYFVKISSDLLILPEMFSTGFYMNPEEIADRNQETLSWMKSFAQEKNTAICGSASIEENGKFYNRFYFVEANGNYHHYDKRHLFSFSGENKTYSSGNERVIVNFKGWRILLQVCYDLRFPVFARNNDDYDAILYVANWPEPRIDAWKTLLKARAIENQCYVFGLNRIGTDANNLNYPESSYCFFADGSVVSTLENNIVSAEFDAEKLKAFQDKFQFLNDRDSFEIKD from the coding sequence ATGAATAGTTTAAAAATTGCAGGATTAAATTTGGACATCTTGTGGAAACAAAAAGAAAAAAATTATGTTAAAATCGACCAGTATTTTGTTAAAATCTCTTCAGACTTACTGATTCTCCCCGAAATGTTTTCCACAGGATTTTACATGAACCCTGAAGAAATTGCAGACCGAAATCAGGAAACCTTATCCTGGATGAAAAGTTTTGCACAAGAAAAGAATACCGCAATTTGCGGAAGCGCTTCCATTGAGGAAAATGGAAAATTTTACAACCGTTTTTATTTTGTAGAAGCCAACGGAAACTACCATCATTACGATAAAAGACACCTGTTTTCTTTTTCAGGAGAAAATAAAACCTACTCTTCAGGAAACGAGAGAGTCATTGTCAATTTTAAAGGATGGAGAATTTTGTTGCAGGTTTGCTATGACTTAAGATTTCCTGTGTTTGCAAGAAACAATGATGATTACGATGCCATTCTTTATGTGGCAAATTGGCCTGAACCAAGAATTGATGCTTGGAAAACTTTGCTGAAAGCAAGAGCCATTGAAAACCAATGTTATGTTTTTGGTCTGAACAGGATTGGGACCGATGCAAATAATTTGAATTATCCTGAAAGTTCTTATTGCTTCTTTGCTGATGGAAGCGTGGTTTCTACGCTGGAAAACAATATCGTTTCCGCAGAATTTGATGCTGAAAAATTAAAAGCGTTTCAAGACAAATTTCAGTTTTTAAATGATAGAGATTCTTTTGAAATCAAAGATTAA
- a CDS encoding thioredoxin family protein has translation MSQKFKELINSERPVLIDFFATWCGPCKVQSSVLKTVKENVGELARIVKIDVDQFPAIAAEYGVRGVPTLAVFKNGDLLWKESGVHDVNTLTELLKKFAN, from the coding sequence ATGTCTCAAAAATTTAAAGAACTTATCAACTCGGAAAGACCTGTATTAATCGATTTTTTCGCCACTTGGTGTGGTCCGTGTAAAGTGCAGTCCTCCGTTTTAAAAACGGTAAAAGAAAATGTTGGTGAATTGGCAAGAATTGTAAAAATTGATGTCGATCAATTCCCTGCTATTGCAGCAGAGTATGGGGTTCGCGGCGTACCCACTTTGGCGGTTTTCAAAAATGGCGATTTGCTTTGGAAAGAAAGCGGCGTTCATGATGTGAATACCTTGACGGAACTTCTAAAAAAATTTGCCAATTAA
- a CDS encoding rhodanese-like domain-containing protein: protein MLDFIKKLFGGKSVDYKELVRNGAQIIDVRTPAEFSNGHIRNSKNIPLQQLAAEMKKLDLKKPIVTCCASGMRSASAKAILKQNGFEAYNGGGWDSLQNKLNS, encoded by the coding sequence ATGCTTGATTTCATAAAAAAATTATTTGGCGGAAAATCTGTTGATTATAAAGAATTGGTGCGAAACGGCGCTCAAATTATTGACGTGAGAACTCCCGCAGAATTTTCTAATGGACATATCAGAAACTCCAAAAATATTCCGTTGCAACAACTTGCCGCAGAAATGAAAAAATTGGATTTGAAAAAACCGATTGTTACGTGTTGTGCAAGCGGAATGAGAAGCGCGTCTGCAAAAGCAATCCTCAAACAAAACGGTTTCGAAGCTTACAATGGAGGAGGTTGGGATTCACTTCAAAATAAATTAAACTCATGA
- a CDS encoding DUF6132 family protein gives MKEFIQKYKLGIIGIFVGGILGYAYYHFIGCNTGSCAITSKPFNSSVYGMLMGYLLFSMFDNAKKKENA, from the coding sequence ATGAAAGAATTTATTCAAAAATATAAATTAGGGATTATCGGGATTTTTGTCGGCGGAATTTTAGGTTACGCTTATTATCACTTCATCGGTTGTAATACAGGAAGTTGTGCGATTACCTCAAAACCTTTTAACTCTTCAGTGTACGGAATGTTGATGGGTTATTTGTTGTTCTCCATGTTTGATAACGCTAAAAAGAAAGAAAATGCTTGA
- a CDS encoding cupin domain-containing protein has product MNILENIEFSTEKANVFHLRKNDKIKYFAVALGKDAVLKKHTTAFPATLLVLKGEIDFVFDDRQILLKQFDTFEIPVDVVHEVVGVSDENLFTVIQVL; this is encoded by the coding sequence ATGAACATTTTAGAAAATATAGAATTTAGTACAGAAAAGGCGAATGTTTTTCATCTCCGAAAAAACGACAAAATAAAATATTTTGCAGTTGCACTGGGAAAGGATGCGGTTTTGAAAAAACATACCACCGCTTTTCCTGCGACTTTGTTGGTTTTAAAAGGAGAAATAGATTTCGTTTTTGACGACCGGCAAATTTTGTTAAAACAATTCGATACTTTTGAAATTCCTGTGGATGTGGTTCACGAAGTTGTAGGAGTTTCCGATGAAAATTTATTTACCGTAATCCAAGTATTGTAA
- a CDS encoding rhodanese-like domain-containing protein — translation MKSNILIGFMIIGFLTVSCKTTIPPTSTQNVNMVEMVNNPETTLVDVRMQGEFEQKTAKNAVNIPLAEIESNLDFFRKQKQTVLFCNRGFQAQQALDILRKHGIENVYSAKTLENVSAIQNQKE, via the coding sequence ATGAAAAGCAACATCCTAATTGGTTTTATGATAATCGGTTTTCTGACGGTCTCATGTAAGACGACGATTCCGCCCACTTCAACTCAGAATGTCAACATGGTAGAAATGGTCAACAATCCCGAAACCACTTTAGTTGATGTTAGAATGCAGGGAGAATTTGAACAGAAAACCGCAAAAAACGCAGTCAATATTCCATTAGCGGAAATTGAAAGTAATCTCGATTTTTTTAGAAAGCAAAAACAAACCGTTTTATTTTGCAATCGTGGATTTCAGGCGCAACAAGCTTTAGACATTCTTCGGAAACACGGGATCGAAAATGTCTATAGCGCAAAAACATTAGAAAATGTATCGGCAATTCAAAATCAAAAAGAATGA